Below is a genomic region from Prunus persica cultivar Lovell chromosome G3, Prunus_persica_NCBIv2, whole genome shotgun sequence.
ctcttaaaGAGACACATGAAGGCTGTTCGTGTTAGATAGCATGACTGAGTGACTAAACAATCTAGTTAAAACATGACATGTAATATATCGTGTACGTTGTGTAAGGAAATTCCGGCCAAAGTAATGTGTCAACTGAATGGCTGAATCTCGGAGAACTAAGACTTTCAAACCATCAGTGGTTGCAGATGAGCGGTGGATGTACAAGAGGAAGTGAGACAGAGCGACTCGCGTGCTCCTCTTACTAAAAATCGTCGGTCCCTTCATCAGATGAGCCAGCGGTCAAAAGGGCCAAATCCACAACAAAGATGAAGCCGGTGGCGATTCCTTCTTGTTGCCAGCAAGTGGACATACAAAATGTTAGGGTCATTCTTGGATCAGAATAATGGAAGGTCGGGATAGAGGCGcccacagagaaagaaagtatGGTGGGAGTAAAAGGATACCCCAATTTGAAGGGCTAGACTACTTTTCTATCATGTACATTGTTGCCTTTAAATGGTTGCTTCCCAAGTTAGAGAAAGATGTAGATGTTACATTTGATCAGTTTTATCTCTAGAAAAATACTTGGCTTCGTACACAGAGAGTCATTGCATCTTACAAAAGTTCGACATGTGTGCTGAaacttgtatttttgtatGCATCAACCTTTGATTTACAAGTAAAGATGAAAGGCTCCTTATCTTTGCCATttgctaaaaataaaatcaccaTAACTGAGAAGAATTACATACATTTCCAATGAAATTTAGGGACAAATACAGGAAAGAATTTCAGTAGATAACATATTATGTTACATGTATTTCcaataaaattaatcaaaagaattaaattacCGATAATGACACAATATTACTCGATGAATTtgctcaaaattgaaaactaatgTAAATGATCGTTTTCATAAGCAGCACTTAATATCTTCAGCTTTTGACCACGTACACCATTCCAGAAGGCAGCTGCACTCATTACCTTCTTACCTGGAAGCTGAATCTCCAACACCTAGATAAATTGTCAATGCACGAAAATTATCAGGTCACAATGCAGAGCACATTTTGCTTGAGAAGTGATAAAAAAAAGCTCATCATTGTATATATGCCTTTTCCAATAAGTATTTTAGATTCAAGACGAAGACAAATGCAGAAGATGTATTTTTGGATCAATAATGTTAGGCTCACCGAAATGAAAGAGGTGTTCACGTatcactgaaaaaaaaaaaaaaaaaacaaagaggttCGAAGTGGGCCCAGATTTGTAAACAAAATTTGGTAAATATAGTGAGGTTAGCAGTACTCTTTTCAGTTTGATTATAGATCCCATAATTCAATGGtagaagattaaaaaaaaaaagaaaaagaaaaacacttgAAGACGGTGTTGGAATATAAAACCTTGGACAACAAATATATAGCTCAAAGAGAAATCAGTTCAGCAAATAAAAATGCAAGAGCACATCGTCTGCATTTTGACCTCTAAGCTAGCAGAAATACTAGACGATAACAAACATTGACAGAACGCACCTCAAGGGCTGTGCCCCCTCCACATGGAAATACTAGTGCAGGCTTTATAAAAGTGATCTCATCTGCTTGATTGACCTGAATATTGCTACGGCTGCAAACTTTCGTGGTGATAATTTTAAGCTCCGTGATTTTGTCTTGACCACTTTTGTTGTCAACAATTACAACTTTAGCTCGAGTTCCAGGCCACCCTGCAAAGGCACGAACCTAAAGAGGTTGCATGTCATGACTCTGTAGTCCAATttaaggaaaagaagagagcATACCTTATTATGTAGGACTGGAGCTTCCTCATCAAAAGATAGCCACGACTCCTCAGAAGCAATCtatgtaaaacaaaaaatgaacttAAACTTAAAATAACCTGTGAGCATAGAAAGCATATTGGGCCCCAGTCTGCTGCAGCAGAATAATTGGTCAAATATTGATTATCCAGAAACATACTAGTCATTTCAACTGCATGGTGTACCTTGGGAGCTAAGGTAGCTTTGGAGTCATCCTGGGGCTGTGCTTTCACTTTAGCCGATCCATCAAATATAGAAGGAAGCTCACGAATCAATAGTTTAGATCCTGCATAATAAAAGAGTAGGTTACGTCATTGAAATGTAGCTGAACCAAAAGATGCACAAAATTGGTAATATTGACTTTACTGGCATAGAGACTAAAACCATGTAGCACAAAAGTGACTTGCTCATTGAATATCCTCAGCAAAATGATACATGAGAAACAATAAATGCCAAAGACTAACACCACAACTTAAGTCATGGCTGTCTTTTGATCAGGACAGTTGCACAGGACAATGGCTGGATGTCTTGCAAGGCAAAGGAGGTATCCATAAATTAAGTCTATTTCATTTTAGTAAGACACCTTTTGTATGGACACTTGAAAACTTCATTGGAACttaataatgaaaaagaataaacGAATGGAAATCTTCTTAGAAAGAGGACGGTcacaataattcaattggggccccaaaatttgaaacaaataTTGGGGCTCAAATTAGAACCATACGGGAACCtagaaacaaataataaaccAACTTGAAACCAGAGAACAGACACTAGGATTATGCACCAAAAGAAAGACCCAGAAGAAACTTTATTTAGAAAGTTCTCTAATAGATGATACCATTTGCACAATAGAATAATTGTAATCTGCCACTGATTACAAAAGCACTAACCCACTAGACTCAATATTAAACTATAGTAGAAATACGTTATAAACTAAAAGACAAGTTTCTTATGAAAAACAAAGCACACCTTCATAAAATAGCAAATCAAGTAGCTCCGGTGCCTGCATGCAAACCagaataaatattattaagaAAATGTTTCTGAACTGGCAGCAACCCTAAAATTATATTGAAAACCATGAACAATTGAAAAGGTTCAGATCCAAGACAGAGTGCATTTCAGAGTAGCAGTACTGCCACTCACAAAAGCCAAGCAGGACTATAAAGGAACAAACCCCTCCCAACCCTCCACACCCAAAGGAACGGAGCCCTACCAATCCCCCACACCCAaaggcaaaataaaaaaaaatatatatatatatatatatatcaaaagcaTCGTGCTGAAGCCAACAAGTGATGCTGAAATGCATAATATAATAAGGTGAAGAAAATCATGAAGAATTCCCCCCATTCTTACCAAGAAGAGGCTCCAATTGGAAAGCAAGGGAATTGGagttataattttatataatgaAATAAGTCAAGAAATCAGCCACTGCTGCTTCCCCAATGTCGGAAGAAGTTAGTAAGCTGCAGGGGGACTTCTCCTATGTGAATCCTCAAGAGCTACCCAATTAACTTCCTCTAGTGCATTATATCAGAGCATGTCATCAACTTTGTACAAGACCACAACTTCCAAAGGTTAAAGAAGATTGTATAAATCCAAGTGAAACATGCGGAGTTTAATGGTCTAGTAGATGAGCTGCTGATCAAGGATTGATTTATACCAATTTTAGTCCATGTGCTCTTCGCTCCTTGATGATACCGAAATACATGGTACATGGCATCTGGCGTATGTTTATAAGCAGTTACACCATAAATAACACCAATACAATTATGCTGGACATGACGCCTGCATATTCATATGTGGCCAGGGAATAGGTCAAAAGGTTACAACACCTTTGAGATAGTGTATTACTCCCTCGGAAGCCCATTGACTTAGTTCCTTTACCAAAGGAGGCATGACCAAATGTTCAAAAGCTCATCTTCCATCTCCCCACAACTGAATAAGAAAATTCAGGTGTGGGTGATCAGATTATCTCAACTGGAGGAGAGGGTCACCAAAAGTATCTTGTCAAACGGAAAGGTGGACCCCTTTCAGATAGCACTTCAATCATAGATGATAAAAATCATCAATTGAATCATGACATAAATGAAAGATTTCATGCCCTTTAGTGCTTCTGTTACCTAGGGTTTTTCTTAGGTTTTGCTTCTACAAATTGCATCTTTGTAGTTCCTAATAATTGTTGGTGCCATGTATGTATCATTTTATAGTTGGGATTCATGAATTACATTTAGTAGCCAGCCTAGTAGAACTCTATATAATGCTCATGAACCTTTATTTTGAGATGAATATACTTACAGAAATTTCCCGCAAGCATATGCTTCTCTCTAGGATTCGGTGATGCTGTCTAAGCGTAGTTAGATGTTCATTTTAGCCCCTATATAAATTTTCCTTCTCCATAAACCAAATTTCCTAAATTCTCACTGTTACGATTGCAGCTATGTGTGTACGCGAGTGTGCATGTCTGCACATTGCATTCATGAAGATCAAccttttctctcctttttggCTGGGAAGTGCAACTAACTTGTAGGCACCAAAATATATCACAACATGATGTACACAGAAACCATGTATCATGGATCTTGCACCTTAAGGCATGTCAGCTACTACTTGATCCAGACAAATCAATAGACTCGGACACCTAAATAACACACGTCAGATGAACCCAAAAACATAACATCAAACAGACGAAGATTAATCTTTTCTCTCCTTCTTTTTGACTAGGAATTGCAATTAACTTGTACGCACTAAGATATATCATAGCATGTATAGAGAAACCATCGTGTGTAAGCAAATCTTGCCCCTCAAGGGCTGTCAGTTACCAACTTACTACTTGATCCAGAAAAATCATTACCAAATCAGACCAACAAATAACACAGATTAGATTGATCCTAAAAATTTAGAATCATTCATACCttaatttgatcttcaatttccaTTCTTTCACAGGCAATGACAGGTCCAGCATCCAGTGCACGGACAGTGAATGCTAAGGATACTCCTGTTTCTTTAACACCGTCCTGATTCAGAAATTCAAACATGCAGACATACTTCTTATTCTGAAATTTACAATGtgactataaaataaaatgcaaataTTTTTAACATACAAGATAAGGAACATCGAAACAAAGAAACCTGCAAGGCTCTTTGAACGGGTGCAGCACCACGATATAATGGCAGAAGACTTGGGTGTATATTGACCGTGCCTGAGACAATTGTCACTTTGGATTGAGAAATAATGCTAGCACCAGATCAAGTTTCAAGATAGCAAATATCTCTCAACTTTACTGTCAAGTCATTTATGTTCACTCAAGATATGCAACTAGTCAGTTCACATTTTAAATCAAAGATGTCATATTAAAGGAAAATATCAATATGGTAGACTAAAATGAACATCTAATTAGGCTTAGTCACTAAATGAATACACTGCAGAAATCAACTACATTAATTTCTGCACCGAAATAAACCCAGTTTGATTACGAAAATGCCATTGGACAAAATAACTTATACTTTTTGTCAACTactaaaaatatttcaaaggccaaaagaaaatttgattataATTAGGCTACCACAATACCTTTCAAAGAAAGTTTTTTTCCACTGTTTATTACTGCtatatttaaaatgaaaaacttacTATCCAAAATATTCTATAACTATTACAAGAATGTTTTTTCtacaaactaattttatatatttataattacttTTTGAAAGTATTTTTCTACAAACATAGAAATAGAAATTCCTGGCGCTATTGAAACAGGACTATGAAATGCATGATGCAATTGTTTCCCGTTGCTAACATGTATTTGGTTATGGACTAATAATGATGTTTTTGGTATTATTAAAATGACAGGTCCAACTGCTGTATCATAAGAACATGTGTTCTTTCCTGGTCAGTTCATCCCATTCCCAAGTCTGAAAACCCCGA
It encodes:
- the LOC18783502 gene encoding uncharacterized protein LOC18783502; translated protein: MNSSLVFRRFWCFNAATSSSSTLCFASNKKPLVFLGSPQVSATVLDALLNASTAPDSLFEVAAIVTQPPSRKSRGKKLMPSPLAQHALDRGFPSNLIFTPERAGEDVFLSNLRDLQPELCITAAYGNILPSKFLNIPTSGTVNIHPSLLPLYRGAAPVQRALQDGVKETGVSLAFTVRALDAGPVIACERMEIEDQIKAPELLDLLFYEGSKLLIRELPSIFDGSAKVKAQPQDDSKATLAPKIASEESWLSFDEEAPVLHNKVRAFAGWPGTRAKVVIVDNKSGQDKITELKIITTKVCSRSNIQVNQADEITFIKPALVFPCGGGTALEVLEIQLPGKKVMSAAAFWNGVRGQKLKILSAAYENDHLH